The window GTGGCGAGGTGCCGCTGCCGAGGGATTCGGCTTGCGGTTGTTCGCGCTCCAGCAACAGCAACGCCTGCAACAACTCGAACGCCTGCGGATCGCGGCGCAGACGCTGGCTCAGGGTCAGAGCGACAGGGGCATGCCGGCTTGCGGTTGCCATGCCTTGACCTCCTTGTCGGCCTGCATCAATACCGTGCGCACAAAGCGATTGGCCGTGGCGTACACCGAAAAGAATTGCGCCAGCACCGCCGAAAACAGCACCGCGCTGCTGCCGACAAAGTGCTGCGGATCAAGCTGCAGTTGCACCTCCAGCCCATTGCGCCAACCGCGCCAGGCATCGACGCCGACATGGCCGATTACCCGTTCGCAACTGATGCTCAGCAAGCCGTCTATCTGGCGTAAAGCGCTGGCTTCATCGCGCAGGTTGTGCAGATGCAGAATCTCTTTCAGTGCATCGAGCGCCTGCGGGCCTTCGACCAGCGATAGATGATTGAGGGTCAGTTGCGACACCAGTCGCCAGCGCGAATCACCGTCCAGGCGCGGCAAACTTTGTGGGCTCGGTGGATTGCGCAGACGTGCCCAAGCCACCGGGCCGGGACGCTCAAACCCTAGCGGCGTACCGGCGGGCAGACTTTGCGCCAGGTGACGATTGGTGCACAGCAACTCAGCGGTCAGGCTGTAATCGGGCAGATCGGTCTGTGGCTCGAAACGGGTGTCGACCACGCTCACCAACAGATCGCTGCCGAGCCGGTTCGGGGTCATACCGCTGACCCGTCGGGCATGCCAGTAACGCTGTTGATCACCGCCGCTGTGCTGGCTGCCGTAATAGGCCGGCAGCCGTTGCACGCCGGCGCCGGAACTTGCGCGTACGCCGCGAATGCTGTGAATCTCGACGCTGTTTTCGCGGTGGCTGTCGGCGATCAATCGGTACTCGCTGCGGGTGCCGTCAGGGCGCAGCGGTTCGGACGTACGCGGGAACAGATTGATGACGGGCGCGCAGCCGAGAACGATATCGCTAGCCTGCAAATGCAGGCGACTGCTCGGCGCGCGATCAAAAACGATGTACAGATACAACGTCTGACTGTCGCTGGCTGCACCGCCCAGCGGCAGATCGAAGAAGTGGAATTTCTCAGGGCATGCGAAGTATTCGGCGAGCAGGCGCATGCCGGGATGTACACCGTCTTCGTCGGGCAACAGGACCTCGTCTTCGGCAAAACCGACGATGTCAGGCAGTCCCTTCAGTGCCGTGGGAACGCTGCCCGGCGATCCGGCCAGCACCTGCACCGTATGCGCACCGAGCAGGTCATACAGGCTGGCGTTGATCACCGGCGAGGCCGCGAGATGAATGCGCAATCGGTCGATGCCCAGCTCCGACCATTGAGTGTCGCCGAGGCAACGCAAACTCAGGCGCAATGCCGAACGCGCCTGCGCGACAGCGGTCAGTGCCTGTGCTTCATCGCTGCCAAGCAACAGGGCTTCGGTCACTTCGATCGGCCACAAACGTACGGCGGCACTGGTGCGAAAGTGGATGCTTTCGCCTTTGCTGGTGGTGACAAACAACGGAGTGTCGCGGGGCAGGGGATAGCCGCCGTCGAGCTTGCCTTTGCTCGGGTCCGGCTCGAACTGGACGATGGCGCACGACGGCAACGGGCGCATGGCCAAGGGATAAAGCTGTTCGAGCAGCGCATCGCTGAACTCGGCGTAGTCGTCATCCAGGCGCCGTTGCAGACGCGCGGCCAGCAGCGCAAAACCTTCCAGCAAACGTTCGACATGCGGGTCGGGACATTCGCCGGGTGACAGTTCCAGGCGTCTGGCGACTTTCGGATAACGCTCGGCGAACTGACTCCCGGCATGCCTGAGCCACGTCAGCTCACGTTGGTAGTAATCGAGCAGTTGCGGGTCAATCGAGTCGCTCATGACGTACCTCCAGCCCTTCGCCGCCGGGTTCGATGACGAACGCCACTGGCCAACGCTGCAAGCCGCTGCGCAGTTCGCCCAGCAAGCGAATGCTCAACCGTTGCGGGTGGTCGGGCAGGGGATTGACCTCAACCTCGCCTAACAACAGGCGAGGTTCGAAATGGGTGATTGCTTCGCGGATGTCTCGCGCCAGTCGCCGGCGGTCATCGCTGCGCTGCTGTTGCAGGGCGCTCCAGTCGGCGATGCCGTAATCGATCACGCTGGGTGGTGTGGTGAAGGTGCGCGAGCCACGGCGGGTGTTGAACAGGCGCGCCAACTCGGCAAGCACCGAGTCGAGCAGATCCTGCTGGTCGAACGCCTGCACGGCATCGTCCTCGCTCCAGGCAAGGCGTTCGAACAGTGGCGGGAGAATCCCGGTGCCGGCCATGGCTTATGCGCCCGGTCAGCCGGCCTTGTTCGCCGCCAGGTCCCACACGGTGCCCGCCGTGCCTTCCTTGGTGCCGTCGTCCTTTTGCGCGGTGAGTTCCCATTTGATCTTGGTGAAGTTCAGCGACAGGGTTTCCACCGGTTTGCCGCCCGTACCGCCGCTGACGCTGACGTTGGACAGCACCACGTTGTTGAGGGTGTAGATGATGAAGGGCATCAGTTGCCCGCTGCCTTCAGCGGCGTTGCGGCCGATGGTGATTTTGGCTTCAGGGATCGGTTTGCCCGCGCAGCAATAGCTGTTAAGCGTGGGGGTGGAGCTGTCGACAAATTTGGTCAGGGTGAATTCGCCGATATGCGGTTTGCCGGAAGTGCGCTCCGAGTTGCTGACGTCGTTGGTCACCTGCATCGCGACGTTGTGGCTGTAGGACATGACTTCGATCTTGTCCGTATAACCCTCGAGCAGGCTGTCGCCTTTGATGTCGCCGCCGAGGTCGAGAATGATTGCATCCATCGCTTGAAACTCCTGAAGAAAATCACGTTAGGCAAATTGGCCTGAGCACTAATCACTGAGCAGTGAACCTGTGGCGAGGGGATTTATCCCCGATGGGTTGCGAAGCAGCCCCAAAAAATCAAGGGCCGCTGCGCGCCCCATCGGGGATAAATCCCCTCACCACAGGTGTTTCAATGGTCTGGAGAGACTGGCTCCCCCACCACAGAGAGGCATTCACTCAAATATTGCTGCGATCAGGCCGCAACCGGTGGCGGCAACGTCGCCACCAGACGAATCGACGCCGTCAACTCCTCAAGCTGAAAGTGCGGCCGCAGAAACACCGTCGCCCGATACGCACCGGGCTTGCCGGCCACTTCGGTGACATCCACCCGCGCTTCCCGCAACGGGTACTGCGCCTTGATTTCCTGCGGGGCGTTGTCGTTGATCAGCACGTAGTCGGCGATCCAGTTGTTGAGGTAGGTCTGCACGTTGTCGCGGGTCATGAAACTGCCGACCTTGTCGCGCATGATCACCTTCAGGTAATGGGCAAAACGCGAGGCCGCGAGCACGTACGGCAACATCGCCGAGATCCGTGCGTTGGCATTGGCCTCGTTGGTGTTGTAGACCTTGGCCTTGTTGGTGCTCTGGCCGCCGAAGAACACCGCCACGTCGCTGTTTTTCTTGTGGCACAGGGCGATGAAGCCGAGGTCGTTGAGTTCCTTCTCGCGACGGTCGGTGATCGCCACTTCGGTCGGGCATTTCAGCGACAGGTCGCCGGAGCTGGTGCGGAACGTGTGCGCTGGCAAACCTTCGACCGCGCCGCCGCCTTCAGCGCCACGAATCGCCGCGCACCAGCCATATTTGGCAAAGGCTTCGGTGATGCGTTGCGACAAGGCCCACGCGGCGTTGCCCCACAGGTATTTACTGTGGTCGGTGCCGTTGACGTCTTCGACATAGTTGATGCCTTCCACCGGCGCAGTGTCAGGGCCATAAGGCAGACGCAGAAGGAAGTGCGGCAGCACCAAAGACACATAGCGCGAATCTTCGCTTTCGCGGAACGAGCGCCACTTGATCAGCTCCTGGCTCTCGAAGACTTTCGACAGATCACGCGGTACCGCCAGCTCGGTGAAGCTGGTCATGTCGAACAGGCGAGGGCTGGCGGCGGCAATGAACGGCGCGTGCGCTGCGGCGGCTACGTTCGACAGTTTCTCCAGCAGGCCGATGTCCTGCGGATGCCGGCCGAAGGTGTAGTCGCCGACCAGCAAGCTGAACGGGTGGCCACCGAAGGTGCCGTATTCCTCTTCGTAGATTTTCTTGAACAGCGCGCTCTGGTCGAATTCGACGGCTTTTTCCAGGTCGTTCTGCAGCTCTTTCTGGGTGACGTTGAGCAGGCGCAGTTTCAGCCGGGTACTGGTTTCGGTGTTCTGCACCAGCATGTGCAGGCCGCGCCACGAGGCTTCGAGTTTTTGCAGGTCGGGGTGATGCAACACCTCGTTGAGCTGGGCGCTGATCAGTTCGTCGATCTGGCTGATGCGGTCGTTGATCATCGCCACGGTGTCCTTGTCGATGGCCATGCCTTCGTCAAGAACCTGGGTGGCGAACTCCGCGAGCATGTCGCGGGCGTAATCCTGCTGACTGTCATCGTGGGCCATGCGGCCCTCGGCGATGATCCGGTCGAGCAGGGATAAAGTTTCGGCTGCAGCATTTTCGCTGGCTTGATTCTGGGCGGCGGCGGGCATGGTGAGTTCTCCCCTCGATTAAGTGGACGATCAGGCTTGCGGTTCGGCCGGCGCCTCGGCATCAGCTGCCGGGGTAGCGGTGTCCGGGCGGGCCGATTTGATTTCCTGCAGGCCTTCGGTGTTGGCGATGACATCGCGCAACAGCTTGTCCAGGTCATCGTTGCCGTCGAGCTTGGTCAGCAGATCGCGCAGACGCTGGCGGGCCTCGAACAAACGGCGCAGCGGCGTGACTTGCTCCACTACCTTGACCGGGTCGAAGTCGTCGATGTGTTTGAAGTTGAGTTCGATATTGAGCTTGCTGTCGTCGCCGCTGAGGGTGTTGTTGACTTGCAGCGTGGCGCGCGGGCCGATCGAGGCGAGTACCTCGTTGAAGTTGTCGCGGTCGATTTCGGTGAAACGTCGTTCAGTCAGTTTTGCCAATGGCTCGAGCGGTTTACCGGAGAGGTCGGCGAGGATCCCGACCACCAGCGGCAATTCCTTTTTCTCGATGGCGTTGCCGATTTCGACGTCGTAGGTGATTT of the Pseudomonas sp. Seg1 genome contains:
- the tssB gene encoding type VI secretion system contractile sheath small subunit — translated: MAESTQHKLDRVRPPRVQITYDVEIGNAIEKKELPLVVGILADLSGKPLEPLAKLTERRFTEIDRDNFNEVLASIGPRATLQVNNTLSGDDSKLNIELNFKHIDDFDPVKVVEQVTPLRRLFEARQRLRDLLTKLDGNDDLDKLLRDVIANTEGLQEIKSARPDTATPAADAEAPAEPQA
- the tssC gene encoding type VI secretion system contractile sheath large subunit — protein: MPAAAQNQASENAAAETLSLLDRIIAEGRMAHDDSQQDYARDMLAEFATQVLDEGMAIDKDTVAMINDRISQIDELISAQLNEVLHHPDLQKLEASWRGLHMLVQNTETSTRLKLRLLNVTQKELQNDLEKAVEFDQSALFKKIYEEEYGTFGGHPFSLLVGDYTFGRHPQDIGLLEKLSNVAAAAHAPFIAAASPRLFDMTSFTELAVPRDLSKVFESQELIKWRSFRESEDSRYVSLVLPHFLLRLPYGPDTAPVEGINYVEDVNGTDHSKYLWGNAAWALSQRITEAFAKYGWCAAIRGAEGGGAVEGLPAHTFRTSSGDLSLKCPTEVAITDRREKELNDLGFIALCHKKNSDVAVFFGGQSTNKAKVYNTNEANANARISAMLPYVLAASRFAHYLKVIMRDKVGSFMTRDNVQTYLNNWIADYVLINDNAPQEIKAQYPLREARVDVTEVAGKPGAYRATVFLRPHFQLEELTASIRLVATLPPPVAA
- a CDS encoding Hcp family type VI secretion system effector; the protein is MDAIILDLGGDIKGDSLLEGYTDKIEVMSYSHNVAMQVTNDVSNSERTSGKPHIGEFTLTKFVDSSTPTLNSYCCAGKPIPEAKITIGRNAAEGSGQLMPFIIYTLNNVVLSNVSVSGGTGGKPVETLSLNFTKIKWELTAQKDDGTKEGTAGTVWDLAANKAG
- the tssE gene encoding type VI secretion system baseplate subunit TssE, which codes for MAGTGILPPLFERLAWSEDDAVQAFDQQDLLDSVLAELARLFNTRRGSRTFTTPPSVIDYGIADWSALQQQRSDDRRRLARDIREAITHFEPRLLLGEVEVNPLPDHPQRLSIRLLGELRSGLQRWPVAFVIEPGGEGLEVRHERLD
- the tssF gene encoding type VI secretion system baseplate subunit TssF; protein product: MSDSIDPQLLDYYQRELTWLRHAGSQFAERYPKVARRLELSPGECPDPHVERLLEGFALLAARLQRRLDDDYAEFSDALLEQLYPLAMRPLPSCAIVQFEPDPSKGKLDGGYPLPRDTPLFVTTSKGESIHFRTSAAVRLWPIEVTEALLLGSDEAQALTAVAQARSALRLSLRCLGDTQWSELGIDRLRIHLAASPVINASLYDLLGAHTVQVLAGSPGSVPTALKGLPDIVGFAEDEVLLPDEDGVHPGMRLLAEYFACPEKFHFFDLPLGGAASDSQTLYLYIVFDRAPSSRLHLQASDIVLGCAPVINLFPRTSEPLRPDGTRSEYRLIADSHRENSVEIHSIRGVRASSGAGVQRLPAYYGSQHSGGDQQRYWHARRVSGMTPNRLGSDLLVSVVDTRFEPQTDLPDYSLTAELLCTNRHLAQSLPAGTPLGFERPGPVAWARLRNPPSPQSLPRLDGDSRWRLVSQLTLNHLSLVEGPQALDALKEILHLHNLRDEASALRQIDGLLSISCERVIGHVGVDAWRGWRNGLEVQLQLDPQHFVGSSAVLFSAVLAQFFSVYATANRFVRTVLMQADKEVKAWQPQAGMPLSL